DNA sequence from the Geobacter sp. AOG2 genome:
GCGGTGTATATCTTCGCCACTTTCAACAAGTAACCGCGCAGGACATTGGTTGCGGGCCATCAATAAGGGCCTCTGCCCCGAATGCCGCCATTTTGCTGTTGTTTCTGTGTCTCTATCGGCGCGGTTGACGCCGTCGGCCGGTTATGCTTTAATCATTATGTGGAGACAGATGCCTATATCGCCCTTGGTTCAAACAGGGGAGACCGGGAACTCAACCTGTTGCGGGCGGTGGCCGAGATCGGCAAGCTGCCCGGTTGTCGGGTGACGGGTGTGTCTGCGTTCTACGAAACGTCCCCTGTCGGGGTCATTGACCAGCCTTCTTTCTACAATGGTGTTCTCAGGCTTGCTACCGAACTTTCCCCCCGCGAACTGTTGGAACGACTGCTGCGTATTGAAAGTAAGGTCTTTGGCCGGATACGGACCGTTCAGTGGGGGCCGCGGCCCATGGATCTCGACCTTTTGCTCTACGGATCAATGATTGTGGAGGAGGAGGGGCTGGTCGTCCCGCACCCGCGCATGGCGGAGCGGCGCTTCGTATTGCAGCCGCTCAACGATCTGGCCCCCGGCCTGCTGCATCCGGTTCTGGGACGGACGGTTGCGAACCTGCTGGAGACGCTGCGGTCCGATGAGAGTGTCGTAAAACTATAACCGGAGAGAATACACGTGATCAAGCTATTGATCTGGGGACTTCTGATCTACATCGGCTACCGCGTCGTCGTGGCCCTGGCAAGCGGGAAAAAGCCGGAAATCAAGGCATCGGAACAACGGGAGGCCGCAGCGACCTATCGCGACCCGGTTTGCGGCATCTATGTTTCCGAGGAAGATGCCGTGGTGGGCCGGCTCGAGGGTGAACGCCACTATTTCTGCTCCATGGACTGCCTGGAAAAATTTCGCGAACAGCTTGACCATAAACCATCGTAAACGGAGGAACACATGAAGTTTTTTATCGACACCGCTGACGTAAAGGAAATCCGCGAAGCCCATGATCTGGGACTCGTGGACGGCGTTACCACCAATCCTTCCCTGATCGCCAAATCCGGGCGCAAGTTCAAAGAGGTCATCAAGGAGATCGTCTCCATTGTGGATGGCCCGATCTCGGCCGAGGTCATCTCCCTGGACGCTCCCGGCATGATCAAGGAGGCCAAGGAACTGATCAAGATCCACAAGAACATCGTGATCAAGGTGCCCATGACTCCGGAAGGGCTCAAGGCCACCAAGGCCCTGTCGGAAAAAGGGGTCAAGGTCAACGTGACCCTGATCTTCACCCCCATGCAGGCGCTCTTGGCCGCCAAGGCCGGCGCCGCTTACGTCTCGCCCTTTGTGGGCCGGCTGGACGACATCTCCCAGGACGGCATGGGGATCATCGAAGAGATTCGCACCATCTTCGACAACTACGGCTATATGGCCGAGATTATCGTAGCCAGCGTGCGCAACCCGATCCATGTCCTCAATTCCGCCCTGATCGGTGCTGACATCGCCACGATCCCCTACTCGGTCATCATGCAGCTTGCCAAGCATCCCCTGACCGATGCCGGCATCAAGAAATTTCTGGCCGACTGGGAAAGCGTGCCCAAGTAGGAGGT
Encoded proteins:
- the folK gene encoding 2-amino-4-hydroxy-6-hydroxymethyldihydropteridine diphosphokinase; its protein translation is METDAYIALGSNRGDRELNLLRAVAEIGKLPGCRVTGVSAFYETSPVGVIDQPSFYNGVLRLATELSPRELLERLLRIESKVFGRIRTVQWGPRPMDLDLLLYGSMIVEEEGLVVPHPRMAERRFVLQPLNDLAPGLLHPVLGRTVANLLETLRSDESVVKL
- a CDS encoding transcriptional regulator — translated: MIKLLIWGLLIYIGYRVVVALASGKKPEIKASEQREAAATYRDPVCGIYVSEEDAVVGRLEGERHYFCSMDCLEKFREQLDHKPS
- the fsa gene encoding fructose-6-phosphate aldolase: MKFFIDTADVKEIREAHDLGLVDGVTTNPSLIAKSGRKFKEVIKEIVSIVDGPISAEVISLDAPGMIKEAKELIKIHKNIVIKVPMTPEGLKATKALSEKGVKVNVTLIFTPMQALLAAKAGAAYVSPFVGRLDDISQDGMGIIEEIRTIFDNYGYMAEIIVASVRNPIHVLNSALIGADIATIPYSVIMQLAKHPLTDAGIKKFLADWESVPK